TATAATAATCGTATATTTGGATAAAAGTTCTGCTGATAAATCCGTGTAAGCATACTGCCCAATTTTTGGGGTACGAGATACAAATCGGTAGCTGATATACAATGTTTTTAGAGCATAAGCTACCGCTTTTGAAGCTCCTCCTGTACCCAGAATTAAGGCTTTGGTATGGTGTGGTTTTAAAAAAGGCTTTATAGATTCGGAAAAACCATAGTAGTCGGTGTTGAATCCAATCCACCCCAAAGGAGTAACTTTTATGGTATTAACCGCTCCGATGATTTTTGCCGTTTCATTTAAAGCCGCCAATTTCGAGATGATGGCTTCTTTGTAAGGAATGGTAACATTCATTCCCTTTAAGTTGGGGTGCATAGCAACCCGAGAAGGCAATTCTTCCAGAGTCATTAAATCAAAATTTACATACTCGGCGTTGACGCCTTCTTCTTGAAACTTCTTTGAGAAATAAGCTCTTGAAAATGAATAATCAATATTTTTACCTATCAGAGCGAATAAGTTTTTCTTGTCGTTTTTTTCCATACCATTCCAAACCTAAAACGATTAAAATTCCGAAAATGACGTAAATTAAGGCAATCCAAGTGGAACTATGAGAAATGTCGGGTAAAAATCGGCTGTAATTGGCTACGATTTGATTTCCTGCGGAATCAGTTAGAACATTTCCCAAACTATCGGTGGCGTAAATGGTTTCTTTCCAAGGCCAAACCACTCCTAATGAGCCTGTAATAAAGCCTATTATAGTAGCAGTAGTGATGTCTTTGTAATGTTTTAAAATATAAGAAAGTAGATGCGAGAGTGTGACTAATCCGAACAAAGAACCGAAAGTAAAAACAGCAAGAATTTTTAGTAATCTGATGCGTTCAGGGTTGTTAATGAAACTGGTATCCCCAGAAAATAGTTCACCTATGGTATAAGCCAAAGCATTTACTGAATCCACCAAAAGCAACACGTAATTTCCTAATAAAATCAGAATGAATGAGCCAGAAAGTCCAGGTAAGGTCATTCCTGAAATGCTGATAATACCACAGAAGAACACGAAAATTAGATTGCCGTTTTCCTTTGCGGGACTTAAAAAACTGATGGATACGCCTACTACTGCACCGATAATCATCGCGATGACCGTTTTGCGGTTCCAATTACTGAAATCCTTGGAAATGTAATAAATAGAGCCAATAATCATTCCGAAAAAGGTAGCCCAAACGTACAATTCCCAGTGTTTCATAAAATAATCTAATAGGCGAGAAACACTGAAATAGCTAATAACCATACCCAAAATGAGTAATCCTAAAAAACGAAAATTGGTGTAGCGTAAAAAACTTTTGAATCTGCCATTGAAAAGCAACTTAAAGGCTTTTCCGTTGATTTTCTGTAAGGAATAGATAAACTCTTCATAAAATCCAGCAACGAAAGCAACAATTCCGCCTGAAACTCCAGGAACTTTATTGGCAGCTCCCATAGCCAATCCTTTAATAATAAGGAGTATTTTATCAGTTAAAGTTCTTGTAGTTTCCATAATTTTTTATTTTGTATTTGCTTTTTTTAAAGAAACGGCAAAGCGTTCTAACAAAAAGATGATGAAAAAACCAATAAGCGTCATCAGAATGACTTGTAAGGTTTTAGGATTTCCTTCGTAGGTGAAAGGCAATACATTTTTTTCTAAAAAAGGTTTAAGATTTCCGTGAGCATCTACATAAGTGGAAACAGTTTGTTTCCAAGGCCAAATTTTATTGAGCGACCCGATGATAAAGCCCATCATTAAGGCAACAGTAGTATTTTTGTAGTGAGTAAACATCCATTTTAGTAAACGGGCAAAACTTAACAGCCCAACTATTGCTCCGCATCCTACGGTTGCTAATATTTTGAAATTCAATTCGCTGATTGCTGAAAGTATGGTGTGATAAGCCCCTAAAAGCACTAAAATAAAAGCTCCAGAGATTCCTGGTAAAATCATAGCACAAATGGCTAAAGCTCCTGATAAGAATAAAAATAAATAGCCGTGTTCGCCTTGCCAAGGAGGTAATGAGGTAATCCAAAAGGCCAGCAGACAGCCAATGAGCAAGGCTGAAACCACTCCTAAATTCCATTTTTTAATGTCCTTACCTAAAAAATAGATACTTGCCAAAATCAATCCGAAGAAAAATGCCCACAATAATAACGGATGATGTTCTAACAACCAACGAA
This genomic window from Capnocytophaga canimorsus contains:
- a CDS encoding DUF368 domain-containing protein, which produces METTRTLTDKILLIIKGLAMGAANKVPGVSGGIVAFVAGFYEEFIYSLQKINGKAFKLLFNGRFKSFLRYTNFRFLGLLILGMVISYFSVSRLLDYFMKHWELYVWATFFGMIIGSIYYISKDFSNWNRKTVIAMIIGAVVGVSISFLSPAKENGNLIFVFFCGIISISGMTLPGLSGSFILILLGNYVLLLVDSVNALAYTIGELFSGDTSFINNPERIRLLKILAVFTFGSLFGLVTLSHLLSYILKHYKDITTATIIGFITGSLGVVWPWKETIYATDSLGNVLTDSAGNQIVANYSRFLPDISHSSTWIALIYVIFGILIVLGLEWYGKKRQEKLIRSDR
- a CDS encoding shikimate dehydrogenase family protein — its product is MEKNDKKNLFALIGKNIDYSFSRAYFSKKFQEEGVNAEYVNFDLMTLEELPSRVAMHPNLKGMNVTIPYKEAIISKLAALNETAKIIGAVNTIKVTPLGWIGFNTDYYGFSESIKPFLKPHHTKALILGTGGASKAVAYALKTLYISYRFVSRTPKIGQYAYTDLSAELLSKYTIIINCTPLGTFPNVTDCPPIPYQYITSQHLLYDLIYNPEKTLFLQKGKQKKATICNGEAMLRLQAEKAWEIWNC
- a CDS encoding DUF368 domain-containing protein, with translation MQRSFFDYILITLKGLAIGAADVVPGVSGGTIAFISGIYEELLTSINKINLKALKTLGTEGFSSFWKTINGNFLIALFLGIGVSIFSLAKVIRWLLEHHPLLLWAFFFGLILASIYFLGKDIKKWNLGVVSALLIGCLLAFWITSLPPWQGEHGYLFLFLSGALAICAMILPGISGAFILVLLGAYHTILSAISELNFKILATVGCGAIVGLLSFARLLKWMFTHYKNTTVALMMGFIIGSLNKIWPWKQTVSTYVDAHGNLKPFLEKNVLPFTYEGNPKTLQVILMTLIGFFIIFLLERFAVSLKKANTK